GctggcaggcaggcagcagccccatttgtatttgtatccgtagctgctgctgcactgTTTCACTGGCGTACTACTGGGTGAGAGTATACAGCAGTAGAGTACAATACAGTGGTGGAAAATGAACCGAAGCCGAGTAATTAAAAAACGAGCCAGGCCATCTCACCGTAAACGCACCCGTATCCATTAGTAGTTGTAGTAGACAGTGGTAGCAGCAGCAAGTGGAGTAAATCCTCTGGATTGTTCCAGTCAACTCACGTGCTCCGCCAGCCCACGACCACGACCATGGCCGCCCGTGAGTCCGGCCGTCTGACCGTGCCCCCCCGCGCTCTTCTTCCTGACCGTTGCTTTGTTTCCGACCGAGCCTGAAACGCACGAGGAAGAACCCAAGAACCACAACGCCGGATAAGCGAGGAATTGAGCAAATCCCTCGACTGTCTGTCACCCCGCCACGCCACTCCACACTCCACTCTCTACTACTGTACAGTACCAGTAGTAGCTTGCCACCGCCCCTCCCTACCGTTGTCCGTTGCCCCGGCCCACGTGTCGCCGCCATCCACCTGCCCCCACTCTCGTTCACTTCCCAGGCCACTCCACCTCCAATGCCCCGATCCGATCCCCTTCTCGACTACTACTAGTGCTTCCAAGTAatgtctccctcctcctcctccttcttctccccatCCCAATgccaccgcccgccgccatGTCCACGACCACCATCTTCccgatcctcctcctcctctccctcaccAACAACGGGGCAACCGCGGTGCGCTTCGACTACGCGACGCTGACGCTCTCCACGCTGCGTCTCCTGGGCGACGCGCACCTCAACAACAACACGATCCGCCTCACCAAGGACCTCCCCgtccccacctccgccgccggccgcgcgctCTACGCCTCCCCTGTGCCCCTCCTGGCCggcttctccaccagcttcGCCTTCACCGTCACCACCCTCAACCGCGGCTCCGTCGGCGGGGGCCTCGCCTTCGTCCTCGCCCCCGACGCGCTCTCCGTCGGCGAAGCCGGCGCGTACCTCGGCCTCTCCCCCACCGCCGACCTCGCGGCCGTCGAGTTCGACACGCTCATGGACGCCCAGTTCGGGGACGTCAACGGGAACCATGTCGGGGTCGATCTCGCCggggactccttgatggtgtcctccgccgccgccgcggatcTTGGGGACGTCGGGGTGGAACTCACCAGCGGGAGGACCGTGTATGCTTGGGTTGAGTACGGGAAGAAGGTTATGGAGGTTTTCGTGTCCTATGGCTCCAAGCGGCCCGCGGCGCCGGTGCTGTCGGCGCCGGTCGATTTGGGGTTGTATGTCAAGGACCAGGCTTTTGTTGGGTTCTCGGCGTCCACGCAGGGGAGCACCGAGATCCACGCCATTGAGTGGTGGAGCTTCTCCACTCCTccctcctcgtcgtcttccccgGCCCCTGCCACGGCGCCGGCCAATTCCACGCAGCGCCCGCCGGTCGCTgcagctgctcctcctccagcgcctGTGGGGACTGGCGGCGTCAACCCCTCTTCTCCGCTGCTGCCCGGCGTCTCGCCCCCGCCAGCGGCGCCAGGGAATGTCtcttcctccccgccgcccgaCGGTTCGGTTATTGCGGCGAGCGCGCCGGCCAATTCGACTGATGGGGTGAAGaggaacgccgccgcctccgcctcggcatcgccgcgcgccgcggtggccggcggcgcgacggcggGGGCGTTCGTGGCGGTCTCGTTCGCGGGGCTCGCGCTGTGGGcgctcgcccgccgccgcgcgagggccaggaggaggaggcccgcCTTGTCGTCGTCGGCCATGGCGACGACGAAGCGCGGCCACGACACCAACAGCAGcctggcgtcggcggcggccatggcgcgctCGCCGCGGGAGTTCACCTACAAGGAGCTCAGCGCCGCCACGCGCGGCTTCGACGCGTCCCGGGTCATCGGCCACGGCGCGTTCGGCGTCGTCTACAAGGGCATCGTCCCGGACACTGGCGCCATGGTGGCCGTCAAGCGCtgcacggccacggccaccacgGCCTCCGCCAACAACGCCGAGGCGCGGTCCGAGTTCCTCTCGGAGCTCTCCATCATCGCGGGGCTCCGGCACCGCAACCTGCTCCGGCTCCAGGGCTGGTGCCACCACGACGAAAGGGGCGAGATCCTCCTCGTCTACGACTACATGCGCAACGGCAGCCTTGACAGGGCGCTCTTCGACGATGCCTCGCCCGTGCTCCCatggcgccaccgccgcgaaATCCTCTCCGGGGTCGCCTCGGCGCTAGCCTACCTCCACCACGAGTGCGACCGCCGCGTCATCCACCGGGACGTCAAGTCCAGCAACGTGATGCTGGACGAGCATTACCGTGCCAGGCTCGGCGATTTCGGCCTCGCAAGGCAAGCCGAGCACGGCGCGTCCCCGgacgccacggcggcggccggcaccATGGGTTACCTGGCACCGGAGTACCTCTTGACCGGCCGTGCCAATGAAGGGACGGACGTGTTCAGCTTCGGGGCGCTGGTGCTGGAGACGgcgtgcgggcggcggccgatcGGGACGACGGAAGGGCGGTGCAACAACCTGGTGGAGTGGGTGTGGAGCTTGCACGGGGAAGGGCGCGTGCTGGACGCCGTGGACGCGAGGCTGGGAGGGGAGTATGAGGAAGGGGAGATGAGGAGGGCGATGCTGGTGGGGCTGGCGTGCTCCAGCCCGGACCCGGCGCTGCGGCCAGGGATGCGCGCCGTGGTGCAGGtgctcgccggcgaggccgacCCGCCCTTCGTGCCCGCCGCCAGGCCGTCCATGAGCTTCAGCGGCGCCAACCGCCAGCTGCTCATCAGCCTCCAGGACAGCGTGTCCGACTACGACGCCCTGGGGGGGCTCAACctctccgacgacgacgacaccgACTCCGACTCGCTCAGCTCCTCGTCGCTCACCAGCACGCTGCGCAAAGGCGGCCACGACATCGGCTTCAGCAGCACCGCCGGAGATGCCCGGTGATCATCCAATCCTCTTTGATCTTGGTCTTGAATGCCCAACAAAAGATTCATTCATGTATGTATTTATGAGTACATAGATTTTAGCATTGGGGCTGTGAAGATGTCCCCGATAATAACTTAAATTCTCTTGCGATCGATCGGTAATAATTTCAGATTTCAGATGGATTCTCAAGTTCTTTTCCGGCTTTTCCCTTTTTGGATAGATATTTTGGCTCAGAATTGATTGTAGCACACTGATGAGATCTTGGTGGGTACTACTCATACCTCCTTTTGACACCCCGATCGATCGACAAGGAGAAATCTATAGATACTACCAGACCAAGAGGAATGGCTTGTTTGGTGTGCAATGCGATGCTTGGGCAATTGGGCAAAGCTGAGCTGGTTAGCTGGCTCATGTCAAGAAAGGCATCAATTTATCCAACATTcgtactagtactactgtTAATGTTAATCTTCTCTGCTTTATCTTATACATGGCGTGGAAGTCATCCATGATTCATTCATCCGTGTCACCAACCGAAAGTCATCCCATCCATGATTCAGCTTGGCTACCACTAATCCTAACAATCAACTGTACTGTTGTTAGTGAAGTAAAAAAGGCCAGCGTGCATGAGCACCGACTAATCCTGAAAATGATAATAACAGTGGACGTCAGCACGTCCTTGTCGATCGAGACGGATGTGCAGTCCACCTCCTCTTTCAGTCAAGGGTTTGGCTACTCTCGGGAGATATAGGCAGCAGGTCCTTGTAACCAAATTTGGAGGCTCATTAGAGGATGGCAACGGCAGCTCAACGGATGTTTCGTCGCCATCTTCAGGCGCATCACAAGCttgcattttgaattttcctttttttcctaaCAGAAAAGAACCAACAATGTACTTCCCTtgaattcttgtcgttgttttcgACAAATTGTCGTTCCAGGTTATGAATTGTGGTTTCAGAGAATATTGAGAcctcgataaaaaaaaaaggtacgtGCAAGAGCTTGAACTAGGCAACACTTTCATGCTTTGTGCTGTGGACGGTATGGAGTCGCTGTCTGTCGCAATTCCATGGGGAGGAATGGGCGTGATGGTTCATGTAGTGGACTTTGTGGATTGccttttttccccttttcttcATGGAAGGCTCCCAGTCCTGTGCTGTTAACTATAGTCTGATAGACGGACAACAGAAAAGGTGTTGCATCTTTTCCCCAATCTCACCAAAAGGGAAGGGATAAATTGACCAACGTCAATATCTACCTTGTACCACCATCACGGCAAAATGAAATCGTGCGTGAGGGTGAGGGACCAGAGAAATGTTATACCTCGCGAGCACAATTATATAGTTCCAACGGCCCTTTTGGGATTTAACACGCAGTTCAAAAAACACAATGCACAAGTAAAACCTAGAACTAAGATATCGTGATTGTAGGACAAAAATGCTTGCCCAAGACAAAAGAAAATCGCACAGGAACAAGCTTATGTTGGAATTATTACGCCGTTTTGTAGGAACTTCATAGAAATAATTCTATCTTCATTTCCTGCTACGCATGAagatatacttcctccgtctcatattaagtgactcaaatttgtccaaatataaatatatttatgtctaaaaaatatttagatacatgtaatagaaagtcacttaatatgaaactaTGGGATTATAATCTGAAGTTCTATAGATTGAAATGCCACCAACTTTTCACTCCAAGGGCCCTATTCTGAGTAATTTCTAAACTTATTCCTAAACTTTTCCCTCTCGACCAAACATGCCTGGTTGGTAGGTCCATTGTGGATGTGGGATGACCGTTAGACCCCCACACCGCATGTTCACCTTGCTGACAGACACTCCTGCCGACTGCCGTGCAGAAACCATCGGCTAGCTCACATGACAGGCAGGCAAGTCAAGGGCCAGCCACAGCTTCACAGATGGCCTTTATTATTAACGACGTCGGCCGCTGCAGCTATGCCGAGACAACCCCGGCAAGAATTTCCGGTGGATGTGGGCTTGATTCCGCAGAGATCAGTTTCTCCGACGCATTCATTTGTCCTCTGGTGATTACTGCTAAGGTAGATATTGCTGTTAGTACTGGGCATAGTAATAAAAACTGGAAACAGATGGGGACTGATGGGGGTGTTTCTGACGGCTGCAGCGTGCTGCTGCAAGCGCAACGTGCTTTgtcctgcaggctgcagcgtAAGGCTAAAAAGGACGGCGGCAGTGGGTGCCTGCAGCCTCTCTCACATTGTCCTGGATCACAACAGACTCAAAAAGGCCTTTCACGTAGTACAATCATTTATACATCAGACAACCCCCAAGCCTCCAGGGCGTACAgaaatcatttttttcctattaACCTTTatagtaaaaagaaaaatgttttttaCAACTGGCTGCTAAATATTCCGCTGATTTGTTTTGTCAGCCAAAAAAGACATAACAAATGTCAGCTGTCGACATGTCACCAGACAGATCAGCAGTCCTACTGGTTATACCAGCACCTATCTGTCACAGACATGCCATGGTGGCTGGAAGCCTGGAATGGAATGTAAACGAACGTACAGGTGAAACAGACACGGTTTGTAACAATGACCAGGCAGTTTTGACACGGTTTGAACCAGTTGACAGCTAGCGTATAACTCAGATCAGACACGCAGATCTTCAGACAAGCAGACTTTCTAATTTTAGAACTCAAGCGTCGCCCAAAACCAACAGAGGTCCTATTTTTGGCTGAGCACATTGAGCTCCATGAAGGCATGGAGAAAATGCTCCTCCTGCCCATCGCATCCCCTTCATAGGATCACATTTTTTGCGCGGGCAGAGTGAGGGCAATTTATGACTTGGATACATGATCTTTCAGCGAGGAAACGGAAGAAGCTGTATACAAACTCTTCTCCCTTGCTGCCATTGGCGCATGCAACGAGGATTCTTCTGGATTGTAAGAGCAGAGGAGGCACGGGGATTGGAGATTTTGGAAGTAGGCATAATAAGGAGGAGGATTGTGAATTGTAAGAGAAGACAGACAAAGGGATTTGGAGGATTCATACAGTGGTGAACGATGAATTGCTTTTTATGCTTCAAGCCTGAGAAGAAGATGGCATTGAGGAGGATGGAGTGGGCGGGCCCGGTTGCAAATACAGCCACCTCAATGGGATCCGGAGCACCCCTCCAGGAATCTGGTAAGAATCAGAAAGAATGCTCTTATAACTGCTCTAGGTATTTAAACGAATAGCTTGAACAAGGTTGATTGGCAGCAATGTTAACACACATAATCAGCCAGTCATAAGCGA
The Brachypodium distachyon strain Bd21 chromosome 2, Brachypodium_distachyon_v3.0, whole genome shotgun sequence genome window above contains:
- the LOC104581265 gene encoding L-type lectin-domain containing receptor kinase VIII.2 translates to MPPPAAMSTTTIFPILLLLSLTNNGATAVRFDYATLTLSTLRLLGDAHLNNNTIRLTKDLPVPTSAAGRALYASPVPLLAGFSTSFAFTVTTLNRGSVGGGLAFVLAPDALSVGEAGAYLGLSPTADLAAVEFDTLMDAQFGDVNGNHVGVDLAGDSLMVSSAAAADLGDVGVELTSGRTVYAWVEYGKKVMEVFVSYGSKRPAAPVLSAPVDLGLYVKDQAFVGFSASTQGSTEIHAIEWWSFSTPPSSSSSPAPATAPANSTQRPPVAAAAPPPAPVGTGGVNPSSPLLPGVSPPPAAPGNVSSSPPPDGSVIAASAPANSTDGVKRNAAASASASPRAAVAGGATAGAFVAVSFAGLALWALARRRARARRRRPALSSSAMATTKRGHDTNSSLASAAAMARSPREFTYKELSAATRGFDASRVIGHGAFGVVYKGIVPDTGAMVAVKRCTATATTASANNAEARSEFLSELSIIAGLRHRNLLRLQGWCHHDERGEILLVYDYMRNGSLDRALFDDASPVLPWRHRREILSGVASALAYLHHECDRRVIHRDVKSSNVMLDEHYRARLGDFGLARQAEHGASPDATAAAGTMGYLAPEYLLTGRANEGTDVFSFGALVLETACGRRPIGTTEGRCNNLVEWVWSLHGEGRVLDAVDARLGGEYEEGEMRRAMLVGLACSSPDPALRPGMRAVVQVLAGEADPPFVPAARPSMSFSGANRQLLISLQDSVSDYDALGGLNLSDDDDTDSDSLSSSSLTSTLRKGGHDIGFSSTAGDAR